DNA from Sulfodiicoccus acidiphilus:
TGGGCTCCAGAGCCTGGATCGATATTGGGGAGGCTGGGAGCCAAGCCACCTAGCGTTGAGTATTACGTTAAGTTATACCTAAAGTATCATGAGATTAGGAAAAGATACGGACTCCCCTACCCGGGTGGCCTGGGTGAGGGTGGGCCTGGAGTGTCGAAGGTTCCAGCCAGTGGGTTCATGGATATGTGATCCCCTATCATCGTGTTACCAAAGATCACAAGAGTTCTCTTGCATGTTTCGAGCATCCTCGCTTATCCGAGGAGGTCAAAGTCCTTTAAGTTGGATTCATAAGCATTTCGCAAACTCGTCGGTAACTGTCTAGAGATAAGCAAATTACTGCTCTCGAAGCGAACCACTTCACAAGAACTACGGCACTGGTTCCCTTTCTCCACGAAAATCAAGAAGTGTACACCCTCGAGCTTCCAGTCACTACTTTTGAGCCAGGCATAAACACTAACAATTCCCTCGGAAGACGAACCTCACCTTCCCTTGACAGGTCTCTCTAACGTTGAAGGTGTTGTGTCTGCCTGTGGATCCAGTATATTACATCTGACGATCTCTTGGTTTCTCCTCCATACCTAATCTCTACATCTAGTAGACGAGAGATTATGGTTTTCATCTTACCGTACCTTGTGCCTGAGGAACTTCCTCTACATTGGCGAGGGATCAGGAGTGAGTGTTGATTGTTCCCACCGCAGCTCGATGTAGCCTCGCATCTTCAATTCTGTCCCCAGCGCTCCTCGGGACGGCGGTCGACATGACCCAAGAAGTATTAACAGTAGTTCCACTAGTACTTTCCGTACACCACAAGGATTTAGTAACAGGAAGTCCTTACCTTAGCTTCTGGGAATCAAATTCCCACAGTTAGAACTGCCATTATAAATATTATAGCTATCTGAAATACTACCTGGCTACCTGAAACATAAACATTTCTCATACCCAGTTTCACGATCTTATCCCTATCCATAGCACCCCGCTTCAGTTCCATAAAGATTCTAACCTCGTTTGGCAATATTATCCCAAAACCCTGGACTGCGAGGATGAGCACTACAATTCCCGCTGCTATGACATAGGGGTTATGCAAAGTAAAGATACCTATGTCCGTTGCTAGGTAAATCCCAGCAGTGATAGCAGTGGCGGCCAAGGAAGGCATGAAGAGAAGCATCAGGGGGTTAACCTCATGATTATCTGGGAACGGGTGGCAGGGTCCAATGACCTTAGGACCCTGCTCATCACCAGCCCCATGAAGAGGTCTATCCCAGTCCAAGTACCACCAGTTATAACGTGCACGTAGTCTAAGAAAAGGAAGTTTCTCCCAAGTACAGCATATATTAGCGCTAATATTGGGACGAAGAACGAGAGCAGAGAGGAGGGTGTGAAAACCCTAATTTGAGAAGAGTCCACGAGTGACTCATAGTCTTCGATATATTTATTTTCATCAGTTTCCTAACAGATAATTTCTTTCCCTGAGAATTTAGGTTGGGATATATAACGTACTAAGGCTAGGCTTTTCGGAACTTCACTTCGAGGATAGAATCGACTTATCGAACTTTTCAGTGAACTCCACTACCATCTCCTGTCCTATAAAAGTGAGCACGTCCTTAGCGAACATCCTCATCATTAGTCCTAAGTCTTCGACTAACACGTACTCCAGTGGAACGTTAACTTTAAGCGAATTCTCTGTCAAGTCTAAACTGAATTTCTCTGGTGCCTCGAGGCCGAACCATCTAGCGAGTAGTGCCTTCACTTTCTCGGCCTTGTCTTCGATGGCTCGCACAACCTTGACCTTATACACTAAGGATTTCCCAGCATAAGGGTGGTTAAGATCTAGGACAACTCTTCCTCCACTCACGCTCTTGACTGTGGCGTACCCCCCGTCTGCCATTCTAAGGAGCATGTTAGGATAGGGATCCACCTTTTGCCTCCTCAACTCACTAAGGGGGACCACCCTCACCTTTCCAGGGTCCCTCTCCCCGAAGCCTTTCTCTGGAGGGACTTCTAACTCAACCTCGTCCCCCACGTTAAGGTTATAGAGTCCTTCCTCTAACCCCTTTATTACCCTATGTTCACCTAGTATAACGAGCTGGGGGGAGTACTTCTTGTCAGATTCGTATATCTCGTTCTTCTTAGCTTCCTCTTCAATAGTAGTGTCAACCACCTTTCCGTTGTCCTTGATCTTCAAAGTATAATCTATATAAATGAAATCTCCGTCCTTGAACAACTTTCCTCAGCGCGAGCTCCGTAGCCCTGAATTTAAGTTTAGCGGAATTGGCCCTTACTGCTCCTACTCGAGGTTCCCCCACCTTAACACCTTAGCACCATCCCACAAGAACTATCTAACCTCATAGACGAGATTTCACGCACTAAGATTTCCCAAATCCTTACTACGATGACTCAGGAAACCATTTCAGACTATGTGGATGTTCCAGCGAACTTGACTGTTCTCTATCTAGAGAGAGTTTATCTTTGAGTGGGTTTAAACTCCCTCACATTGACGGAAGGGACATCCTCACAGTTAGAATTTCCTTACCCCACTAATCTGGACCTCCTTAATCTGTAGCGAAGGTCAAACGGACCATTCTTCGATACGTTCTACGGAGAGGATTACGAAGAGTCTCCCTATAGGTGCGAACCCCAGTCTCGAGTCTGACTTACTCTCAGCCCTGAAGAGTGAGGCTTTCATCATTTTCTGACTTTCTCACCGCCCTGGAAGGGCGATGGTTCCCTCTCAGAGGGATCGTCGTTCCCACCATCGGTTCGGGATTACATGTCTCGTTTGGTGGGCAGTCGAGTGGATCAGAGATCCACTCCCATTTGAAGAGGAGGGGACTTTCATCGCAAAGCTCTAGTCCCTTAAGGGAGAAGAGAGACGATGGTTGCTCCTCCCACAGTCCCATTAAACCTTCGATCGAGCTGGGGAGGAGCGTCGTTAGTACCACTAAGAGAAATTTCACAAAGAAGTATAAATATGAGGGGGCTATCCGTCCCCGCCGTGAAGGGCGAGGCTTTCCGCCCCCTTAAC
Protein-coding regions in this window:
- a CDS encoding FKBP-type peptidyl-prolyl cis-trans isomerase, whose product is MFKDGDFIYIDYTLKIKDNGKVVDTTIEEEAKKNEIYESDKKYSPQLVILGEHRVIKGLEEGLYNLNVGDEVELEVPPEKGFGERDPGKVRVVPLSELRRQKVDPYPNMLLRMADGGYATVKSVSGGRVVLDLNHPYAGKSLVYKVKVVRAIEDKAEKVKALLARWFGLEAPEKFSLDLTENSLKVNVPLEYVLVEDLGLMMRMFAKDVLTFIGQEMVVEFTEKFDKSILSSK